Proteins from a single region of Flavobacterium sp. YJ01:
- a CDS encoding DUF2809 domain-containing protein, with translation MKKTSIYYTLIFLSIIFLGILSRKIPFLPLWIGDFLYAVMIYFLVRIFLPFRNAFLVASLSLLICYSIEFLQLYQGQWMIELRKTLFGRYVLGQGFLWSDILAYTFGILTTFIMEKFTLNYFNQKSA, from the coding sequence TTGAAAAAAACAAGCATCTATTACACTTTAATTTTTCTCTCCATCATTTTCCTTGGAATTCTTTCCAGAAAAATTCCTTTTCTTCCATTATGGATTGGCGATTTTCTGTATGCCGTTATGATTTATTTTCTGGTTCGAATATTTCTTCCATTCAGAAATGCTTTCTTAGTCGCATCTCTTTCTCTTTTGATTTGTTACTCCATTGAATTTCTTCAATTATATCAAGGCCAATGGATGATTGAACTCAGAAAAACACTTTTCGGAAGATATGTTTTAGGGCAAGGATTTTTATGGTCGGATATTTTGGCTTACACTTTTGGAATCCTTACAACTTTTATAATGGAAAAATTTACTTTGAATTATTTCAATCAAAAGTCTGCGTAA
- a CDS encoding glycoside hydrolase family 88 protein has translation MKAKFFTLITTLVFLGNQGYSQKNNSFNIKKQLDYCAEQASKTLKVIPNDGTSPRTVPNGSNEWKFVGYKDWTSGFWPGELWFLYEATKDKKWEKEADKFSRFLTPLSVSKAGDHDLGFQVFNSFGNGYRLTKNPEYKEIILKTADTLATLFNPKVGTIQSWPHNKMGGHNTIIDNMMNLELLFWASKNGGNKKLYDIAVKHAETTMANHFRPDNTSYHVIIYDFETGKKIKGRTAQGYSDDSMWARGQAWAIYGFTMTYRETKDVKFLDFAHKLARVYLDKLTTEDLVPYWDFNAPNIPNEPRDASAAAIVSSALLELSSYTKDKNLKTEYLTKAKKMIVSLSDNYQSHDVNSAFLLHSTGHKPAGSEIDCSINYADYYYLEALLRLQKLK, from the coding sequence ATGAAGGCAAAATTTTTTACCCTGATTACAACTTTAGTTTTTTTAGGAAATCAAGGCTATTCTCAAAAAAACAATTCATTCAATATTAAAAAACAACTGGATTATTGTGCCGAACAAGCATCAAAAACTTTAAAAGTAATTCCAAACGACGGAACTTCTCCGAGAACTGTTCCAAATGGAAGCAATGAATGGAAATTTGTTGGCTATAAAGATTGGACAAGCGGATTCTGGCCTGGTGAATTATGGTTTTTGTACGAAGCAACAAAAGATAAAAAATGGGAAAAAGAAGCCGATAAATTTAGTCGTTTTTTAACGCCTTTATCTGTCAGTAAAGCAGGAGATCATGATTTAGGATTTCAGGTTTTCAATAGTTTTGGAAACGGATATCGATTGACAAAAAATCCAGAATACAAGGAAATTATTCTAAAAACGGCCGATACATTGGCAACGCTTTTTAATCCAAAAGTGGGAACAATTCAATCTTGGCCTCATAATAAAATGGGCGGTCATAATACGATTATCGACAATATGATGAATTTAGAACTTTTGTTTTGGGCTTCAAAAAATGGCGGAAATAAAAAGTTGTATGATATCGCAGTAAAACATGCAGAAACTACAATGGCCAATCATTTTAGACCAGATAATACGTCTTATCATGTTATTATTTACGATTTCGAAACAGGAAAAAAAATAAAAGGAAGAACTGCTCAAGGCTATAGCGATGATAGTATGTGGGCGCGCGGACAAGCTTGGGCGATTTACGGCTTTACAATGACATATAGAGAAACTAAAGATGTTAAGTTTTTAGATTTCGCACATAAATTGGCGAGAGTTTATTTGGATAAATTGACAACTGAAGATTTAGTTCCGTATTGGGATTTTAATGCGCCAAATATTCCAAACGAACCGAGAGATGCTTCGGCAGCAGCAATTGTTTCTTCTGCACTTTTAGAATTAAGTTCGTATACAAAAGACAAGAATTTAAAAACAGAATATTTGACAAAAGCCAAAAAAATGATTGTTTCGCTTTCAGACAATTATCAGAGTCATGACGTGAATTCAGCATTTTTATTACATTCAACAGGACATAAACCTGCGGGAAGTGAGATAGATTGTTCTATAAATTACGCAGATTATTACTATCTTGAGGCATTATTAAGACTTCAAAAATTAAAATAG